The Tripterygium wilfordii isolate XIE 37 chromosome 21, ASM1340144v1, whole genome shotgun sequence genome segment CAATATAGAAGTCTTCAAAGGGGCAACGTACTACAAACTTCAGGACCCTAAACATTTACCTTGCTGTTGTCAATCTCACTAGCTTTGCTTTTCATGACATCCTTGGTTTCGTTGATCTTGCTCTGCTGTACCAACTTGTGCAGCTTCTCTTCATGACTCTCCATCTCACAATACTGCGTCACCTGTGCAACAGTCACATTTTCCTTGTGCCCGAGGGAAATGACCTCATCAAAAGCAAAAATAAGCTCAAATGCTGCGTTGCAAATACCCTCTTCATCAAGAGAGAATGAATAATCAGGTATCTATCAACACTTAAGGAGTCAACATCATGAGTCTCTCTGTACCTTTGTAATTACAACATGttttcaaacatttcaaaaCTAAATGACAGAGACTGAGAGAGGATAAAAGAGTAAATTGACCACACACAAAAGTTCAACAGACAAAGACATCAGCATGCATGAGATCAACGGGGAGAGGAAAAAGTTAGAATCATAAAAAATCAATGTTCAACCTATCTCCTACGCATATAATACAGGGTAATCGAAtgatcaaaatattttatttctaattGTTAAAAAATAACTTCTGACCAGGAGAAAAAGGATACAAGCTTGGACAGCAGCCTCAGAGTCTCCAAATCTTCAAGGATGTTGCTCTGTTTATTTGTGACTAGCAGCAGGTACAAAGCTTCAATTGGCTGGTAAACACATCGAACATTCTCAGTTTCGACATACGTATGTTGCTTTCCAGTGCCTAACAACTTTGGGAAGGCCGCAAGAAGGCCTTCAATTCTTATCCGAGTCACTTCTACAAACTGTCTCGAAAGAAGAACTGCAGCAAGGAACAGAGTGTCACCAATGAGACAGCCATTTAAATGGTAACAAACTAGgctacaacaatatgataaccCAAACTATGCCAAACAAAGCTACGGAACCTACAATGGGTATTACCCATAACCAATTGGCATGAGATGACAAAATAGCATGACCAACAGGCATAATAGAAGAAAACATGATATGATAATCCAAGACCAACTGACTAATGTAATAGAAACAGAAACAATAAATGTAAGGAAACCGAAAGACACAGTCCCCGtaaggaaaatgaagaaaaactaACCTTTGCCAGCCTTGCTAACAATGGAAGCAGCAAGAACAACCTACATCAGAGATAAGAATGTACACGAAAACCCAAATATCATACACAAGAAGCAGTTCTATTCACACATTAACATTTATGTAGATCTGCAAGTTAAAAACAAAAGGCACTACTGACCATCTTGATCAACCACGAACAGACCACCACCAATTAAAAGGCCACTTAAATCCTTATGATCAGAGACTGCAAAATCGAAATATGGATACACTAATGGTTATCAAAATAAAGATAACCATCACATTGCATAAGATGAAACAATATCGAACCTAACGTCAAACAATACCACAATTGACAGACAGTCTACAGCATAATCACAGCCTGGTTACAAAACCAGTAGAACTCATAGTTGCTAATCTCGATTGATAACCAGTTCGTATCGTACGATGTGTATCAGAAAGCTAACCGAACCGTTCTATACTTACAAACCTCTTGGGAGTTGACAGATTTGCAAATAAATCTCCCAAAATTGATAACATACCTGTGAATGGAATGCAACCGTTCGGTTCCTCTGGAATGAAAGAGATTGCTGAGAAACAGACGAAGATATCGAGAGGGAAgatctgtatatgtatatgtttgcaGAGGAGGATGAAGAAGTGCGTACGGTTCCTGACAAACAAAAGAGTGAGATTGCACCTCCGGCTGGCTTCGTTTAGTAGAGCGAATGTGttgaatttgaagctagaggttaATCTTTTAAAAATAAGGTTatgaaataagtttttttttggtgaaacaAAAGGCCATTTAAAGTGTATTGAATTGTGTATTGTTTGATTAATTGTCAAATAAAGGAGTTATCATTTTTAGAAGACCATATGAGAAtaaattgagaatttttttgatacaaataaacataaatgttcacatttaaatttaaaactacaacattaattaaatgtttgggttttgctAATTATATTGATGTCACACATGGATTTTTAAATGTCACTCTAAGCACTCACTGCCTTTGCATCTACCTCATACGTATAAGTTTATCTGCAATCTTATCCCGAACAGAGGACGTGGTTCTATCATCGCACAAATCATCATCCCCAACAACAACAGCTTCAGTAGCTGGTTCATGAGATGAACTACTAGACCCTTCATTTGTATTCGTCACCCTCAACTGAATGAAGTTATGCAGTGTCATACACGCAATTACAATTTGAACCTGTGTCTCAAAGGGGTAAGATGGCATCTTTCTCAATATTGGAAATCTATTTTTGGTCACCCCAAAAATTCTTTCAATTACACTTCGGAGTGACAAGTGTGTGTGATTGAACACCTCATGAGGAACTGTTGCGCGGCGACCATTATTGAACTGAGATAAATGATACTTCTCATCTTTATAGGGTACAAGAAAATCGATCCTATTAGGATACCCCGCATCAACTAAGTAATACTTTCCTGTGGCAATTACAAATCTCcataatttatatatacaaTAAATTATGCGTTAAAAAACAATAACAGCTCGATAAAGTAAGACTTACCTCGAGGTGGCATTGAAAAATTTAATTCCGATCTCGAAATTGTATCCTGAAATACATGTGCTAATCCTTCCCAGCGAGCCGACACAAAAATGTACAACATATCAAAGTCACACGCCGCTATCACATTCTGTGTCGTTAAGCCTTTCCTCCCAATGAATCGACCTCTGTCAAGTCTAAGAATCATAGCTGAAATATGTGTTTCATCGATGGCACCAACACAATTTTTAAAAGAGATATATTTCGAGTCACCCCTAATCGTAACTGGGACTTCTTCAAACTGGTTCTCCCTAAGTTTAATGATGTCCAATGACAACAAGTACACACTATGCAATACCTCATAGAACATCCTGCTAACTGTTTCTCTAGAATGCTGAAAACATTCCTGCACCAATCTATTCCCAGCACAATGCCCTAGTGTGAAGGGGAACATACCAACCATTTCTGGTATTTGTATGTAGTTACTTGTTAGTAACATGTACTTGCCCCTCAGTTGAAAACATAGATCTCGAaaaatttatttcttcatcCCAAAAGTCTGGTAGCATCTATCTGGGTATCCACGTAAGATTTTGGCTACCCATTCAACACCATGTGAAGTAGATGTCCTGCACGGTAGCTTATCAAAATAGGTTGCACATCTTCTTTGAGTATAAATTGCAACTGCAGTTACAAATGCTATGAGTATAAAGTCATCATTCCTATTACGGTTCATTTCTCATTCATCGTCATACTCATCAACATCCATATCATCATACTCATTATCATCCATACTAATTCTGTCGTTGCCTGAAGTAAACGAAAATCCATGAGTTTTGCTCAAAATAATATAAAGAACACCTGTTATAAAATAAGAACATTGCTCATTCACATATCTAACAAACATAACATCCATTTAATAAGTACAATCCCATACAAGTGACTTACATAATACTTAAAAACATGCTTCCTGTCAAGTTAATAATAGCATTAACCTAGACTATTAGAATATCCATAACAAAACATGATAAAATACAGCCAAAGTTATCACACACCACCCATATTAATGCTCTCCAAATATTTCTTCTCCAGATGTGGCAGTCTCAAGTCAGGGTCCAATCTACAAAACATGTATGCTTTGGCAAGATTATCAACAAACAAGTCAGCTGCAAAGGGAATTAGATTATTAGAAATTCTATGGTCCCTCCTCATCTGACTAAGAATATCTATAGCAACAGTGGTGTTGTTGACATTGCCGACCCTAGGTGCTGCCACTGAGTTACTAACAGACACATGAGACTCCACAGTATTTACCAATCTCACCATTGTCTCATGTTCATCAGCTTTGGCGATCGATCACTTCTTACTTGAGTTCATGTTAACTGATCCATTGAATGATCTCTTTCCCAATGATCCGGAGGTGTGCGATGGTGTCACTGGAACACCCTTAGTAAGCGAACTTGCAGAAGAAATATCATTGTCTTCAATTGCTCTTTCTGGTCATTCACCAAGGTGAACATCATTGGGTGGATAAGTGCAGGTGTTAGGTGGATCAGTGGATGGGTTGGGTGGCTTTGGCATATATCCTTCTCGAACCAAGTCTCCAAGTCATTCTGAGGTTAGGTATTCTGATTACCCTCAATAACATGGTATTTTGGAGGTGGGATGTATCCACTTGAAGGTGCTAATGTTGCTGAACCAGTAGCATATGTACCAGTAAAACAAAATTCAAGGTTTGCCTCATGCTTGAACCCATGTTTACGGAACTTGGCATATTATTTGTTCTCCTGCAAAGTatagaaaattttcagtttATTAAAAATGCATGCAATTTATATATGCAAATGCAGGATACTAATGTATTTAGCAAATTAAATACATGTACCTTAATTTTCTCTTCCCACCATTCATAGCTTGCAATTACTGTTTGCGTGAAAGCATTCTACCCAATACCCGTATCCTTAGCAGTCATCTTCACCCATAAGGTCCAGTCCTTTCTAAGCAAATCCCATTTATTCTTTAAAGATTGTTTTGGGTAGTTAAGTCCTGTTTCAGCATTGAATTGGACCACAAGTTCTTCCCATTATAGTTTTGGGATATGAGTGTCAAGGACTCGCTTAGCAGCTTTCATAACAGCAACACATATCTCTACCAAGACACGAGTATTCGCGTCATTCCATTTAATTCTCTCATTCCCGCTATTCTCatatgaaacaattttatctttCCCTTTCCTTGACATATCTAAACATTATGTGTTCATGTATAAGACAAACACGAGTGACAGAAACAAGAACAAGCACAATAAAAGAATGCATTATGTTATTGCAAATCAAAGAATAACAGAAACAAAGCTTTACAACAACCAAATAGCTCTCATTATGCTTAATGTAATCAAAGTGGGAAGGCAGGCATAAGGATATCCAATCAAGTAACTTAACCCTTCATTTTCCTATGTTTCAACCTAGGAAACACGGACACTTCTAACATGGTGCCATCCTGGTGTTGGACATCAACACGTGTTGGACAAGTGTCCAGGCCGCGtccaaaattttctttattttaaatgGAAGGACATGGCTTGGACACGTCGTGTACTTTTTTTCCTCACATTTTGTGCTTTATCTGACAGAAGCAGGTCATGTCTcaataaaatgttaaaataCAATTCCAATACCTttatcaaaagtcaaaacactattttttttataaaagctGAAAAAGCTACAACTTCTCTAAATACGGGTCCCATTTGTCCcactatatttgttttttatttgtttctctaaaTGTGGATCCCATGTGCCCCACATttattacatttattttttatttgttttattcttttataattttaaaaaacaaataaaagtagaaactatatatatttattaaaatcaaacattacCCTATGTTCATTTTGATAAAACATTATCATATTCAAaaacatttatttataataattttttatatataactaatatattttatttatttacacaTGCGTGTCCTTGCCATTTCCATGtcctaaaatttttgaaattaccaTGTCGGAGTGTTCATGTCGTGTCGTGTCCCGTGTCCGTGCTTCTTAGGTTTCAACTTTTATCTCGTCATCCTTGACTCAACACAATATGGCATAGTATGGTAGTATGATGTAGATAAGTTGTGGTTAGGTACCTAGCTTTATAGATCAAACCTTCCAAACATTAATGAGCTAACAAAACATCCCACCGAAGTAATATGACTAACTTGGATAACCAATTCacgttagagagagagagagaaacgcaTATGGGTTCGTACCAACAAATCTGCTGGCCGATCTGTGGTCTCCTTGGGTCGAACGAGGACTCCAGATGCAACCTCTCAAGTGTAGCAGAAGGTGAAACCAAAACCTAACAAGAAAATCGAACAAGTCACATAAAGGGAAAAATATAAATCGATGAAGAAATTTGAAACAGGTTAAAGGGAAATCGCAAACACCATACCTCTCGTGTGTGGTAGGTGATGCAAGATCGAATCGAAACCTCTGCGAAACCCTTGAACGCATGATGGAGAGAAAATAAACAGAGAGAAGGAAACGCTACGAGAGAGGCTCAATGGGAAGTGACCGTTTGCAAAGTTGGCGGAGCCTATCGTCGTCGATTACAGAAACTGAGGGTGGTGGTGGCGCACAGTATGCACCAACCTCCACTGTTCAACAAGATCCACAACTCTCACACAAAAAAgatcaaagaaaacaaaggaTGAGTTATGAGGGAAACTGATGACTGTAAAATGATATTGATTTTATACCTCTCTTTCTTAActtattgctttgttttcaagttAAACTTGTGTGTTTtacgttatttttgtttgcatttcagtTAATCGAATCTTAGACGATGAATTATGTAAATGACAATTTTGACAATGTTCTTGGACATGTATATGCGAGTCTTGGTAATTTCAGCAAAATCTACCACTGTTCATTCCAGCCCACTTGAGAAGGCCATGATAAATTCTTTGAGAAGATCTTGAAAACAAATATGCAGCGAAAACTAGAGTGATCGACATACCTCCAACCATTGATAGTTTAAGCAATTGAATTGACAAAAAGAAAGCCTTGAAGAATTGAGTGAGAGAGCCTCAAACAATCTGCAAACACAAACGTTAGTATATTTGGTGGTGGATTTTTAGCCTACTCTCTCGGTACGCTCAAAGCAAAAAGTGTGACTGATGGAGAATCACAAGCCTCTTTAAATAGAGATAGGCCAAGACCCACTCACACACGGTTCTCTTGAGTTTGTTCCTACCATCAAGGAATAAACGTACGTGATCTTTAGTTGGTTGAGCAGTTACCAAATAACCAACCATTAtctttaatttgatttaaatCAAATCATTATTATCTCAAACAATTATCAAAATATGTGGGTCACTTTAGTTAGAGTCCTAATGTGGGATTAACTCTATAGATCTGGGTTTTGTGCCATATACCGGTGGAAAGATATGGAAGTCTAGTTGCTGAAAATTTTACCGTTTGTGATTCTGAGTTTCGTGGACAAAGTTATGATAGCTTGAATACGGACTACACAAGCCAGAAAATCAGGAATCTGGACTCATACTTAGCAATATTGGTTTGAGACTTCTTGAAAGCTCAAGGATAGTTCCAGCCTTTGAAGGAAACTAATAGAGCATCAATTtatgaattgaatgaatttttGACTATTATGATTCCATATTTCAGCTGGAGGAAATCTTTACGCAAGAGGAAACTAAAGGATTCTAATTCTACTAGGATTATATTGTTTCCTTTCATACAGATGACTTTAACCTAACCAAGGACGATATAAAAGGGGCTAGCATCATACACAGCAAGAGACACATGACAAACCTAAGGGAGAGACTCAAAAATCACATAAGGTCAGGAGATTGGAGAGCAACATCACTAGGAGAGAAGAAAGCAACAAGGTTCTTAAAAGGGGAATCCTCTTCACCAAGATTACTTTGTAAAgggtgttctttttcttaagttcttgatgttgttctttcttgaattgttgatgtttctatatattatgtgtggctAAACTCTTTTACTAGGGATTCGATGTAGCGTAGCATGACTATTCTAtatcttaattaattcattaccaattcaagtttctagttttattcATTGTGCTTCATATATCATGTGTTGATTTAATGACTGATCACCATTATTGAGATACATGTTTGAGACAAGATTACACCACAATCAATGGGTAAACTTGATATAGCTCTTGTGAATGAATTAGATGTTGTTGAAGCACGATCCATGCGTGGACACTCTTGGTTCTTGTTGTTCTTCTTGCACTTAATGCATTTTTATTTGtaatcttgaccacaatcaatggctagataacaatttaagaatagttgatcttgaccacaatcaatggcgtttcatattttagataagAACGAACCTTAGAAACGAGAATTGAATCTTAACCAAATAAGGCATAGAATAAGATTGTTATGGTGAAATCGAAGTCCTAGTTTGCATTCTCTTGATTTAAAACACCCTAACTCTTTCTTGTTAATATTCTTGCACTTTCTTGATTTTCAAATCCACACAACTTCTCTTTAATATTCAgaaataattttgttttattttttggttatcTCTAGACATTCTAATTGAGTAGTAGTTGGAATTACTTGACAAATCTCCGTGGGATCAACCTCGCTCTTGCATACCTATGCTATAATTGTATTCGTGCGCTTGCGAGTTAATGAAAATTGCAACAAGTTTTTGGTGTCGTTGCTGGGATTGTGTTGAAGAATTGCAACAAATTGAGGTCTCGAAAATTTTTCTCATAaactggtttttttttgtttactgggCAGATTCGGTGGCGGCCTTTACCGACTATTCTGGACTGTTTTCAGCAAGGTTTACTGGGCTTATAATATATCAACGGAAAGCTGAAGAAGTCTAGTCTCCGGCCCAAGAAACAGATCAGGATTCCGAGTTATAAGCAGAAAGTTATCATCAAAAGAGTAGACAGTGTTCTGAGTTGACAGATTTGCAAAATTTTCAGCTTTTGATGCGAGGAGGCTGATCACAAGAAGGAGACGTGCTTCCATTGAACGATAATATTGAAGGAGTTCTAATGACTAGAAATCAACCAAAAGTAGACGAGGTTGACATCAAATCTGAGGAAGAGGAAACAATCGAACCAATGGAGGACAACAATGATAATACACGCTGTTTGGAGGAATTCACTCGGCCGACTATTCCTACTTCACCATCATGCATATTGCTTCCAACTGCAGCTAGAAATTATGAGTTGAAATCTCTACACTTTAATATACTTCCAAGTTTCTATGGTTTACCTAATGAGGATCCTTTGACTTTCATGAAAGAATTTTATGCTACTGTTAGTACTATTCCTTTGCAGGGTGTGACTGAGGAACAACTAAAGATAAGATGCTTTCCATACACCCTGAAGGATCAAGCTAAGTTTTGGCTGATGTCTCTAACACCAAGATCACTCACTTCATGGGATGCCATTTACAACAAATTTGTAGGGAAGTTTTGCTCACATCAGAAAACTGCTGCATTCAAACGTCAAATCTCCACATTCACACAAGTTGATGGTGAACCATTTCATGAGGCGTTGGAACGTTATAAATTGCTTTTACTTCAATGCCCGCATCATGTTATACTTTGGAGTTACAAATGCAATTTGTTTATGATGGCCTAACCCAAACATGTCAATCTATTGCTGATAATGCTGCAGGTGGTGCAATGTTCAAAAAGGCTCCTCAAGAAGCTTATGACATTTATGAGATGCATGGATCCAATTCACAACAAAGAGATGCTCAAAGCAAGAAATCTAGTGTGTATGAACTCACCTACAGTGATAATATGGCAAGTCAAATTGGAGAACTAAATAAGAAGATCGATGCCATGTTAGGCACCCATGCCAATTCTGTGACTCAAGTCGAGGTATGTGCTTTATGCAATGTTGTTGGTCATTCCACTCATGCGTGTCCTTCTAGCCATGAGTACCCTGATTTTGTTCAACAAGCAAACATGATGAATGCTTACAATCCAAGatctaaaaaaaaatccttattCCAATACTTACAACGAAGGCTGGAAGAATCATCCTAATCTTTCTTGGAGTAATACTCATAATCAACTTAACCCTTATGTTCAACCAAAGTCTTCTTTGGAAGAATCGATTAAGTTGTTTGTGCAAGAAAGTAGGGCAAGGATGGATAGGCATGATGCAATGATTGCTACCCAAGAAGCAAAGCTAAATCAAACTTGAGGTCCAAGTTGGTCAACTTACGGATGCTATTAAATTCAAAGAGCCTGGAAAACTTCCAAGCCAACCGGAGCAAGCTAAAGCAATCACAATACTTCGAAGTGGTAAGGTCATTGATAACCAATTATGAAGTTACTGATAATTCTACTTTGAATGCAGATCAAAGACAAGAGCTAGTTGAGCCTCAACATATCACAGCCAACAGCCATTCCGAGAAGATTCAGAAGCCTGAATCTGTTCAGTCCTCAGAAAATAGCCCAATTATGAGTCATCTTCGCTTCACAAATCTCCAAATCCTTACATCCCTCATATTGCTTTTTCGGGCTGTTTAAAGCAAAGCAAATTGGAaaagtttttttgaaatttatgatACATTATCTAAAGTCAATATTAACTTACCTTTGCTTGATATGATCAGGAATATGCCGGTATACGCAAAATTCTTCAAGGAGTTGAACACACTCAAACGCAATTATGGGCCACATGAAAAGGTAATGGTCTCGGAGAATGTGAGTGTTGTACTTCAAAGGAAGCTACCTCCCAAACTTAAGGATCTTGGAAGTTTTTCTATCAACATAACAGTAGGAGACAAGAAGATGGAAAAGGCAATGCTAGATTTGGGAGCGAGtataaatttgatgccatactCTGTATACCTTCAATTAGGTTTGAGGGAGGTGAAGCCAACGACAATGTCTCTACAACTTGTGGATCGATCTGTCAAATATCTAAAAGGTATAGTAGAGGATATTCTAGTTCAAGTTGATAGACTAATTGTGCCTCTGCTGATTTTGTAGTGCTCGATATGGATGATACTCCAATGCATGATCATGAACTTTCTATCTTACTTGGATGTCCAGTCAAGGCcaccaaaaatactttaataGATGTGAAGCATGGAGTTTTCACCATGACAGTCCTAGATCAAACCGTGCAATTCAAAGTGTTTGAATCCTTATCTCATCCCTTGAGTTCTTTGGATTCCCTTGTTTTTTCTAGTTTCTTGCAGGAAAAAGCTCAAGAGCATTAGGGGTAGCCTTAACTTTGAGAAAAGAAGACATGCAGAATGATGAAGAAATCATGGAAGTCACAACTGCCTGAAAATCACTTACACCCGTGCCACCCTAACACTCCTATTGAACATGTTGAACTTTCTCACTCCAAGTTGGTCCCTTCTATTGTCTCTCCTCCTACACTTGAGCTGAAAACTTTACGATCCAACCTTAAATATGCCTACATTGGTGAGAATGATACCCTCCCGGTAATTATAGCTTCAGACCTTTCACCATTAGAGGAAGAAACACTACTAAGAGTGTTGAGAGAGCACAAAGTGGCCATTGGGTGGACCATTGCAGATATCAAGGGAATTAGCCCAAccatgtgcatgcatagaatataATGGAGGAGAATTCCAAGCCCACACGTGAGGTACAAAGAAGATTGAATCCACACATAAAGGAAATGGCGCGTGCAAAAGTATTGAAATTACTTGATGTTGGTATTATCTACCCTATCTCCGATAGCAAGTGGGTAAGACTAGTTCAAGTAGTTCTCAAGAAGTCTGGAATTACGGTAGTCAAGAATGAAGATAACGAGCTTGTGCCGACAAGAATGACCACCAGATGGCGTGTGTGCATTGATTATAGAAAGCTTAACGCTGCCACTAGAAaagatcactttcctttaccttttattgatcaaatgcttgaATGCTTAACTGGTTATTCTTactattgctttcttgatggtTTTCCAAGATATATTCAAATACCAATCACACCAGAGGATCAGGAGATGACGACATTTACATGTCCATTTGGTACCTTTGCCTATCGAAGGATGCCTTTTGGCTTATGTAACACCCTAGCTACTTTCCAAAGATGCATGATGTCAATCTTCTCTGACATGCTTGAAAGGTTTATTgaggtatttatggatgatttttctatttttggaaATTCGTTCGATGATTGCCAGATGCAAAATCAGACCATTATGAATGTAGTTCAGTGTATGCTATCAGggaagaaaataccaaaaagttTCTAGCCTGAAGCTGTCAACTGGACTATTCATGTTCTCAATTGCTGTCCAACTTTGACGGTTCGAAATATGAATCCTGAAGAAGCTTGGAGTGGCAATAAACCTTCTGTTGATCACTTTTGGAT includes the following:
- the LOC119987853 gene encoding uncharacterized protein LOC119987853; translation: MPVYAKFFKELNTLKRNYGPHEKVMVSENVSVVLQRKLPPKLKDLGSFSINITVGDKKMEKAMLDLGASINLMPYSVYLQLGLREVKPTTMSLQLVDRSVKYLKGKSSRALGVALTLRKEDMQNDEEIMEVTTA